In the genome of Euzebyales bacterium, one region contains:
- a CDS encoding TlpA disulfide reductase family protein, whose protein sequence is MPRLLLVVAALAVLTAGCTLGTAAEGDGFVSADGTTDIAAGEREPAPEVTGPTLDGSPLALADLNGPVVVNFWASWCGPCAQEAPHLAAIAERYADRGVQVVGVNVRDTTANALAFEREYDISYPSWDDESAQIASQFGALGPAGLPSTVLLDADHRVASRMFGAVKARQVAPRLDALLAEAG, encoded by the coding sequence ATGCCTCGCCTCCTGCTGGTTGTCGCCGCCTTGGCCGTGCTGACCGCCGGCTGCACGCTGGGAACGGCCGCCGAGGGCGACGGCTTCGTGTCCGCTGACGGCACGACCGACATCGCCGCCGGCGAGCGTGAGCCTGCGCCGGAGGTCACCGGGCCCACCCTCGACGGTTCGCCGCTCGCGCTCGCCGACCTCAACGGGCCCGTCGTCGTCAACTTCTGGGCGTCGTGGTGCGGGCCGTGCGCCCAGGAGGCGCCGCATCTGGCAGCCATCGCGGAGCGGTACGCCGACCGGGGTGTGCAGGTCGTCGGCGTCAACGTCCGGGACACGACCGCCAACGCGCTGGCGTTCGAGCGCGAGTACGACATCTCGTACCCGTCATGGGATGACGAGAGCGCCCAGATCGCCTCCCAGTTCGGCGCGCTCGGACCCGCCGGGCTGCCCAGCACCGTCCTGCTCGACGCCGACCACCGCGTCGCGTCGCGGATGTTCGGTGCCGTGAAAGCCCGTCAGGTGGCG